Proteins encoded by one window of Thioalkalivibrio sp. XN279:
- the plsB gene encoding glycerol-3-phosphate 1-O-acyltransferase PlsB yields MYPWHGLWRLSLWLSRKLLFLWVRTRTLDAQLERLKALADKPLCYVLEHPGLADMAVLEQECIRHGLPRPGDGLAQGGLKEWRAVAYLRRKPRRSRKGRPGRLERLAAAVQAGQVDDVVVVPVSVFWGRSPDKERSVFKLLFSEGWALVGRLRKLFMMVFHGRNVLVQFSEPVLMSQLVTQEPNPALVARKLGRVLRVHFRRLRIATIGPDLSHRRTLLNQVVASDSVRRAIRRYSEVNKQPLHKAVARARRYANEIAANYSYTTVRIGERVLTWLWNRLYDGVEVGGVDRLKAVSEGNEVVYVPCHRSHIDYLLLSYVVYQNGLVPPHIAAGVNLNLPVIGPILRTGGAFFMRRSFRDDPLYAAVFRRYFALNLAKGVAMEYFIEGGRSRTGRLLPAKPGMLAMTVRAYLREPVRPVVFVPVYFGYERLFEGRSYISELSGRPKEKESVLGIFKALRHLRREFGRVHVNFGAPFFLDGMLERHRPGWRSEPVEEDERPGWTGPVVEELGEEILRRINAAAAVSPVNLLAMVLLATPRQSMVEQPLVRLLELFAEMLRQVPYDEGVTVTELGGAEMIAYGERLGLLERRPHRLGDVIMLAPKEALLATYFRNNVAHLFAIPSIIACCFIDKPVQAVERVRGLARMVYPYLGGELFLHWTPEQLEVEVDRVIDMMVGRGLLRRDSEGEQACLRRPAPHTPEAIQMWILAQCSVQTLERFYMTVALLAKHGSGTLRPGQLEDLCHLMAQRMSMLFQFSAPEFFDKSLFRGFIGRLRKHGVLRTDETGLLVFDQSLVQAMDDARQFLGDRLRNDILQAMNL; encoded by the coding sequence ATGTACCCATGGCACGGACTCTGGCGGCTCTCGCTCTGGCTCTCGAGGAAGCTGCTGTTCCTCTGGGTGCGCACCCGTACGCTCGATGCCCAGCTGGAGCGGCTCAAGGCGCTTGCCGACAAGCCCCTGTGCTACGTGCTCGAGCACCCCGGCCTGGCCGACATGGCGGTGCTGGAGCAGGAGTGCATCCGCCACGGCCTGCCGCGACCCGGCGACGGCCTGGCGCAGGGCGGCCTGAAGGAATGGCGCGCGGTCGCCTACCTGCGCCGCAAGCCGCGGCGCAGCCGCAAGGGCCGGCCGGGCCGGCTCGAGCGGCTCGCGGCCGCAGTACAGGCCGGGCAGGTGGACGACGTTGTCGTCGTGCCCGTCTCCGTGTTCTGGGGGCGTTCCCCGGACAAGGAACGCTCGGTGTTCAAGCTCCTGTTCTCCGAGGGCTGGGCGCTGGTCGGCCGCCTGCGCAAGCTGTTCATGATGGTGTTTCACGGCCGCAACGTGCTGGTCCAGTTCAGCGAGCCGGTGCTGATGTCCCAGCTGGTGACCCAGGAACCGAACCCCGCGCTGGTGGCGCGCAAGCTCGGGCGGGTCCTGCGGGTGCATTTCCGGCGCCTGCGCATCGCCACCATCGGCCCCGACCTGTCGCACCGGCGCACCCTGCTGAACCAGGTCGTCGCCTCCGACTCGGTGCGACGCGCCATCCGCCGCTACAGCGAGGTGAACAAGCAGCCGCTGCACAAGGCGGTGGCACGGGCGCGACGCTATGCCAACGAGATCGCCGCCAACTACAGCTACACCACGGTGCGCATCGGCGAGCGGGTGCTGACGTGGTTGTGGAACCGCCTCTACGACGGCGTCGAGGTCGGCGGGGTCGATCGCCTGAAAGCGGTCTCCGAGGGCAACGAGGTCGTCTACGTGCCCTGCCACCGCAGCCACATCGACTACCTGTTGTTGTCGTACGTGGTGTACCAGAACGGCCTCGTGCCGCCGCACATCGCCGCCGGAGTGAACCTCAACCTGCCGGTGATCGGCCCGATCCTGCGCACGGGCGGCGCTTTCTTCATGCGGCGCAGCTTCCGCGACGACCCGCTCTACGCCGCGGTCTTCCGGCGCTATTTCGCGCTCAACCTGGCGAAGGGCGTGGCGATGGAGTACTTCATCGAGGGCGGTCGCAGCCGCACCGGGCGCCTGCTGCCGGCGAAGCCCGGGATGCTGGCCATGACCGTGCGCGCCTACCTGCGCGAGCCGGTGCGCCCGGTGGTCTTCGTGCCCGTGTACTTCGGCTACGAGCGGCTGTTCGAGGGCCGCTCCTACATCTCCGAGCTGTCGGGGCGGCCGAAAGAAAAGGAGAGCGTGCTGGGGATTTTCAAGGCGCTGCGCCACCTGCGCCGGGAGTTCGGCCGCGTGCACGTGAACTTCGGTGCACCCTTCTTCCTCGACGGGATGCTCGAGCGGCATCGCCCCGGCTGGCGCTCGGAGCCGGTGGAAGAGGACGAGCGCCCGGGCTGGACCGGTCCCGTGGTGGAGGAGCTGGGCGAGGAGATCCTCAGGCGGATCAACGCCGCTGCTGCGGTCAGCCCGGTCAACCTGCTGGCCATGGTGCTGCTGGCCACGCCGCGCCAGAGCATGGTGGAGCAGCCGCTGGTCCGTTTGCTGGAGCTGTTTGCGGAGATGCTGCGCCAGGTGCCGTACGACGAGGGCGTCACGGTGACCGAGCTGGGCGGCGCGGAGATGATCGCCTACGGCGAGCGCCTCGGCCTGCTCGAGCGCCGCCCGCACCGGCTCGGCGACGTCATCATGCTGGCGCCCAAGGAGGCGCTGCTGGCCACGTATTTCCGCAACAACGTGGCCCACCTGTTCGCCATCCCCTCGATCATCGCGTGCTGTTTCATCGACAAGCCGGTGCAGGCGGTGGAGCGGGTGCGCGGGCTGGCGCGCATGGTCTATCCCTACCTGGGCGGCGAGCTGTTCCTCCACTGGACCCCGGAGCAGCTCGAGGTCGAGGTCGATCGCGTCATCGACATGATGGTGGGGCGTGGCCTGCTGCGGCGCGACAGCGAGGGGGAGCAGGCCTGCCTGCGCCGCCCGGCCCCGCACACCCCGGAGGCGATCCAGATGTGGATCCTGGCGCAATGCTCCGTGCAGACCTTGGAGCGCTTCTACATGACCGTGGCGCTGCTCGCCAAGCACGGTTCCGGCACCCTGCGGCCAGGGCAGCTCGAGGACTTGTGCCACCTCATGGCGCAGCGCATGTCCATGCTGTTCCAGTTCAGCGCGCCGGAGTTCTTCGACAAGAGCCTGTTCCGCGGCTTCATCGGGCGACTGCGCAAGCACGGCGTGCTGCGCACCGACGAGACCGGCTTGCTGGTGTTCGACCAGTCGCTGGTGCAGGCCATGGACGACGCGCGCCAGTTTCTCGGCGACCGCCTGCGCAACGATATCCTGCAGGCGATGAACCTCTAG
- the otsB gene encoding trehalose-phosphatase: MSNTTALPDWDTGWAMFLDVDGTLVDIEHHPDQVRAAPELKRTLVTATRALDGALALVSGRSIASLDRIFAPLCLPAAGLHGLERRDADGRVHYPGGYAERIAAARAELLGFVQSEAGLLLEDKGAALALHYRNAPQLEGACRRHMDAALRAAGADFHVQQGKMVLELKPSGHDKGTAILAFMAEPPFSGRVPVFIGDDLTDEDGFRAVNELGGLSVRVGAHPDTRAGIVAGDVAEIRRWLSASMERIDVSTA; the protein is encoded by the coding sequence ATGAGCAACACGACCGCCCTGCCGGACTGGGACACGGGCTGGGCGATGTTCCTGGACGTCGACGGCACCCTGGTGGACATCGAGCACCACCCGGACCAGGTGCGTGCGGCCCCCGAGCTGAAACGGACGCTGGTGACGGCCACCCGCGCCCTCGACGGCGCCCTGGCCCTGGTCAGCGGCCGTTCCATCGCCAGCCTCGACCGCATTTTCGCCCCGCTCTGCCTCCCCGCCGCCGGGCTGCACGGACTCGAGCGCCGCGACGCCGACGGGCGGGTGCATTACCCCGGCGGCTACGCCGAGCGCATCGCCGCGGCCCGCGCGGAACTGCTCGGCTTCGTCCAGTCGGAGGCGGGCCTGCTCCTGGAAGACAAGGGCGCGGCGCTGGCCCTGCATTACCGCAATGCGCCGCAGCTCGAGGGTGCCTGCCGGCGGCACATGGACGCCGCGCTGCGCGCCGCCGGCGCGGACTTCCACGTGCAGCAGGGCAAGATGGTGCTGGAGCTCAAGCCCTCGGGCCATGACAAGGGCACGGCCATCCTCGCCTTCATGGCGGAGCCGCCTTTCTCGGGCCGTGTCCCGGTTTTCATTGGCGACGACCTGACGGACGAGGACGGGTTCCGCGCCGTCAACGAGCTGGGTGGCTTATCGGTGCGCGTCGGCGCCCATCCCGACACCAGGGCCGGCATCGTGGCGGGCGATGTCGCCGAGATCCGCCGCTGGCTGTCCGCAAGCATGGAGAGAATCGATGTCTCAACGGCCTGA
- a CDS encoding glycoside hydrolase family 15 protein, with protein sequence MSQRPESSLELGVIGNCQVSALVDELGRMVWACMPRFDSDPVFCALLMDDQDAVERGVFEVLVEDFERAEQAYVENTPILQTWLYDRHGGCVKVTDFAPRYQQFERTFHPYMFVRHLETVTGNPRVTVRLRPAGHYGAEDARQTFGSNHIRYVLPDLTLRLTTDASLTHVREERPFRLTRPVSFILGPDESLLESVTRSSRFHFEQTRAYWREWVRGLAVPFEWQDEVIRAAITLKLCSYEDTGAIIAAMTSSIPEAAGTARNWDYRYCWLRDSFFVVHALNRLGATRTMEAYLGWILNVTASGDGRGMQPVYGISGEADLSESVVEHLPGYRGMGPVRVGNQAYEQVQNDVYGAVVLSSAQAFFDRRLDTPAGPEQLELLEEVGRRAVELFDKPDAGIWEYRGRARVHTFSSMMCWAGCDRLARISSHLGETAKAAQWRAAADRIHAEICARAWDAERGCFTESFDGKSLDASMLLIGDLGFLEADDPRFRSTVECIGRELLRGQHMFRYGEADDFGEPETAFNICTFWYINALAQIDRKDEARELFEEMLSRRTRLGLLSEDLDVRTGQLWGNFPQTYSLVGIILGAIRLSKPWEDAF encoded by the coding sequence ATGTCTCAACGGCCTGAAAGCTCCCTGGAGCTCGGCGTCATCGGGAACTGCCAGGTGAGCGCCCTGGTGGACGAACTCGGCCGCATGGTGTGGGCCTGCATGCCCCGCTTCGACAGCGATCCCGTGTTCTGCGCCCTGCTGATGGACGATCAGGACGCCGTGGAGCGCGGCGTGTTCGAGGTGCTGGTGGAAGACTTCGAACGGGCCGAGCAGGCCTACGTCGAGAACACGCCGATCCTGCAGACGTGGCTGTACGACCGCCACGGCGGCTGCGTCAAGGTGACGGATTTCGCGCCGCGCTACCAGCAGTTCGAGCGCACTTTCCACCCGTACATGTTCGTGCGCCACCTCGAGACCGTCACCGGCAATCCGCGCGTCACGGTACGGTTGCGACCGGCGGGACACTATGGCGCCGAAGACGCACGCCAGACCTTTGGCAGCAACCACATCCGCTACGTGCTACCGGACCTGACGCTGCGCCTCACCACGGATGCCTCCCTGACGCACGTGCGCGAGGAGCGTCCGTTCCGCCTCACCCGGCCGGTGAGCTTCATCCTCGGACCGGACGAGAGCCTGCTCGAGTCGGTGACGCGCAGCAGCCGCTTCCATTTCGAACAGACGCGCGCCTACTGGCGCGAGTGGGTGCGCGGGCTCGCGGTGCCCTTCGAGTGGCAGGACGAGGTGATCCGCGCCGCGATCACCCTCAAGCTCTGCTCCTACGAGGACACCGGCGCGATCATCGCCGCGATGACCAGCTCCATCCCCGAAGCCGCCGGGACGGCGCGCAACTGGGACTATCGCTACTGCTGGCTGCGCGACAGCTTCTTCGTGGTCCACGCGCTGAACCGTCTCGGCGCCACCCGCACCATGGAGGCCTACCTGGGCTGGATTCTCAACGTCACCGCCAGCGGCGACGGCCGCGGGATGCAGCCGGTCTACGGCATCAGCGGCGAAGCGGACCTGTCCGAGTCCGTGGTCGAGCACCTGCCGGGCTATCGCGGCATGGGACCGGTGCGCGTCGGCAACCAGGCCTACGAGCAGGTACAGAACGACGTCTACGGCGCGGTCGTCTTGTCGTCGGCGCAGGCTTTCTTCGACCGCCGTCTCGACACCCCGGCCGGGCCGGAACAGCTGGAGCTGCTGGAAGAGGTCGGCCGCCGCGCCGTCGAACTGTTCGACAAGCCGGACGCCGGCATCTGGGAGTACCGCGGGCGAGCGCGCGTGCACACCTTCTCCAGCATGATGTGCTGGGCCGGTTGCGACCGCCTGGCCCGCATCTCCTCGCACCTCGGCGAGACCGCCAAGGCGGCGCAATGGCGCGCTGCCGCCGACCGTATCCACGCCGAGATCTGCGCGCGCGCCTGGGATGCGGAGCGCGGCTGCTTCACCGAGAGCTTCGACGGCAAGAGCCTCGACGCGAGCATGCTGCTGATCGGCGATCTCGGCTTCCTGGAAGCCGACGACCCGCGCTTCCGCAGCACGGTGGAATGCATCGGGCGCGAGCTGCTGCGCGGCCAGCACATGTTTCGCTACGGCGAGGCCGACGACTTCGGCGAGCCCGAGACGGCCTTCAACATCTGCACCTTCTGGTACATCAACGCGCTGGCCCAGATCGACCGCAAGGACGAGGCCAGGGAGTTGTTCGAGGAGATGCTCAGCCGGCGTACCCGGCTCGGCCTGCTCTCCGAGGACCTGGACGTCCGCACCGGGCAGCTGTGGGGCAACTTCCCCCAGACCTACAGCCTGGTGGGCATCATCCTGGGCGCGATCCGCCTCAGCAAGCCATGGGAGGACGCATTTTGA
- a CDS encoding trehalose-6-phosphate synthase — MSRLIAISNRVAAPSGGKTAGGLAVGILAALRQSGGIWFGWGGKTCHGEPSEPKLEKHGNITFATVDIDKADFDGYYNDYCNGTLWPLFHYMLGILKYDREAQEAYQRVNQLFARKLRPLLQPDDRIWVHDYHLIPLAQELRRAGAEQPIGFFLHVPFPSFDVLRTLPRYRGLLRAMAQFDVVGFQTRQDCENFLGGLRSAGLGGAPCGDGRVAALDRRILVDAFPIGIDVEEAAEQGAASMESASVQRLARDLGDRELVIGVDRLDYSKGLPERFRAFETLLERHPGSRRQLVFLQIASPTRTGVRAYQEIRHELERSAGHINGRFAEPDWTPIRYINRGLSRKLLMGYFRVARIGLVTPMRDGMNLVAKEFVAAQDPADPGVLVLSRLAGAAAELGDGALLVNPYDPVGVADAILKASEMPPQERREKHAMMMQVLRNNDIHAWRRRFIEALGD, encoded by the coding sequence TTGAGCCGCCTCATTGCCATCTCCAATCGCGTCGCCGCGCCCTCGGGCGGCAAGACCGCCGGCGGGCTCGCGGTCGGCATCCTCGCCGCCTTGCGCCAGAGCGGCGGCATCTGGTTCGGCTGGGGCGGCAAGACCTGCCACGGCGAACCGTCGGAGCCGAAGCTGGAAAAGCACGGCAACATCACTTTTGCCACGGTGGACATCGACAAGGCCGACTTCGACGGCTACTACAACGATTACTGCAACGGCACGCTGTGGCCGCTGTTCCACTACATGCTCGGCATCCTCAAGTACGACCGCGAGGCCCAGGAGGCTTACCAGCGCGTCAACCAGCTGTTCGCGCGCAAGCTGCGCCCGCTGTTGCAGCCGGACGACCGCATCTGGGTGCACGACTACCATCTCATCCCGCTGGCGCAGGAGCTGCGCCGCGCCGGCGCAGAACAGCCGATCGGCTTCTTCCTGCACGTGCCCTTCCCCAGCTTCGACGTGCTGCGCACGTTGCCGCGCTACCGCGGCCTGCTCCGTGCCATGGCGCAGTTCGACGTGGTCGGCTTCCAGACCCGCCAGGACTGCGAGAACTTCCTCGGCGGGCTGCGCAGCGCGGGACTGGGCGGGGCGCCATGCGGCGACGGCCGCGTCGCCGCCCTCGATCGCCGCATCCTGGTGGATGCCTTCCCCATCGGCATCGACGTGGAGGAAGCGGCGGAACAGGGCGCCGCCTCGATGGAATCCGCCAGCGTGCAGCGGCTCGCGCGCGACCTGGGCGACCGCGAACTGGTGATCGGGGTGGACCGCCTCGACTACAGCAAAGGCCTGCCCGAACGCTTCCGTGCTTTCGAGACCCTGCTGGAGCGCCACCCGGGCAGTCGCCGCCAGCTGGTGTTCCTGCAGATCGCCTCGCCGACGCGCACGGGGGTGCGCGCCTACCAGGAAATCCGCCACGAGCTGGAGCGGTCGGCCGGACACATCAACGGCCGCTTTGCAGAGCCAGACTGGACCCCGATCCGCTATATCAATCGCGGCCTGTCGCGGAAACTGCTCATGGGCTACTTCCGCGTCGCGCGCATCGGCCTGGTGACGCCCATGCGCGACGGCATGAACCTGGTCGCCAAGGAATTCGTCGCGGCCCAGGATCCCGCCGACCCAGGGGTGCTGGTGCTGTCGCGCCTGGCCGGGGCCGCGGCCGAGCTGGGAGACGGCGCCCTGCTGGTCAACCCCTACGATCCCGTCGGGGTGGCCGACGCCATCCTGAAGGCCTCGGAAATGCCGCCGCAGGAGCGGCGCGAGAAGCACGCCATGATGATGCAGGTGCTGCGCAACAACGACATTCACGCCTGGCGCCGGCGCTTCATCGAGGCCCTGGGCGACTGA
- a CDS encoding trans-aconitate 2-methyltransferase: protein MQRIPEPELMDDEAQAQAYAEADFAEPNSHFAALYDEFIGPLAEGAAVLDLGCGPGDIMLRIAAAHPEIEIHGLDGSGAMLAFGRAALATQPELAGRVSFIQGLVPDALLPRARYDAVISNSLLHHLHHPETLWRTVRARARPGAPVLVMDLMRPADEATAQALVDQYAADEPEVLRRDFYNSLLAAFEPDEVRQQLALAGLGRLEVMAVSDRHMLVRGRV, encoded by the coding sequence ATGCAGAGGATTCCCGAGCCCGAGCTCATGGACGACGAGGCGCAGGCGCAGGCCTATGCCGAGGCGGATTTCGCAGAGCCCAACAGTCACTTCGCCGCGCTCTACGACGAGTTCATCGGCCCGCTCGCGGAGGGTGCGGCGGTGCTCGACCTGGGCTGCGGCCCTGGCGACATCATGCTGCGCATCGCGGCAGCGCACCCGGAAATCGAGATCCACGGCCTGGACGGGTCCGGCGCCATGCTGGCTTTCGGCCGCGCGGCGCTGGCGACGCAGCCGGAACTTGCGGGCCGCGTGAGCTTCATCCAGGGACTGGTGCCGGACGCGCTCCTGCCGCGGGCGCGCTACGACGCCGTGATCTCCAACAGCCTGCTGCATCACCTGCACCACCCGGAGACGCTGTGGCGCACGGTCCGTGCGCGCGCGCGTCCGGGCGCGCCGGTGCTGGTGATGGACCTGATGCGGCCCGCGGACGAGGCCACCGCGCAGGCCCTGGTGGACCAGTACGCGGCGGACGAGCCCGAGGTGTTGCGCCGGGACTTCTACAATTCGCTGCTGGCAGCCTTCGAGCCTGACGAGGTCCGGCAGCAGCTGGCACTGGCCGGGCTCGGCCGGCTCGAGGTCATGGCAGTCAGCGACCGGCACATGCTGGTGCGCGGCCGCGTTTGA
- a CDS encoding SDR family oxidoreductase, with protein sequence MSEFAGNVVVVTGASEGIGRALCEALAPQGPKLVLSARNEERLEALAATCRAAGAEVLVVPGDLTHEEACRSLVAATIAHFGRLDTLVANAGRTMWARVDEIEDLAIFREVMELNYFSVVNVTMAALPHLKASRGRIVPVASVAGLTGVPSRSGYCASKHALIGFFDSLRIELGDSGVTVTTICPDFVVTEIHRRALDGKGRPLGVTPMQESRIMTAAQCAELMIPAMAQRKRMLITSRRGKLGRFLKIFAPGLIDRIAAKAIADRK encoded by the coding sequence ATGAGCGAATTCGCCGGGAACGTCGTCGTCGTCACCGGAGCCTCCGAGGGCATCGGGCGTGCGCTGTGCGAGGCGCTGGCGCCCCAGGGCCCGAAGCTCGTGCTCTCGGCGCGCAACGAGGAGCGGCTCGAGGCACTGGCCGCGACCTGCCGCGCCGCCGGCGCCGAAGTGCTGGTGGTCCCGGGCGACCTGACGCATGAAGAAGCCTGCCGCAGCCTCGTCGCCGCCACCATCGCGCACTTCGGCCGTCTCGACACGCTGGTCGCCAACGCCGGCCGGACGATGTGGGCGCGCGTCGACGAGATCGAGGACCTGGCCATCTTCCGCGAGGTCATGGAGCTGAACTACTTCTCCGTGGTGAATGTGACCATGGCCGCACTGCCGCACCTGAAAGCCTCGCGCGGCCGCATCGTGCCCGTGGCGAGCGTCGCCGGGCTCACCGGCGTGCCGTCGCGCAGCGGCTACTGCGCCAGCAAGCATGCGCTGATCGGGTTCTTCGATTCCCTGCGCATCGAACTGGGGGACAGCGGCGTCACCGTCACCACCATCTGCCCCGACTTCGTCGTCACCGAGATTCATCGTCGTGCCCTGGACGGCAAGGGACGGCCGCTCGGCGTGACCCCGATGCAGGAGTCCAGGATCATGACCGCAGCCCAGTGCGCCGAGCTCATGATCCCCGCCATGGCGCAGCGCAAGCGCATGCTCATCACCTCGCGCCGGGGAAAGCTGGGGCGCTTCCTGAAGATCTTTGCGCCGGGACTGATCGACCGCATCGCGGCCAAGGCGATCGCCGACCGCAAGTAA
- a CDS encoding alpha/beta fold hydrolase — MSRQPYVCFSHGKESGPWGSKISAMADLARDRGLEVESIDYRGMDDPAARVAKLVAHCQPLQKPLVLVGSSMGGHVAAAASAQLPAVRGLFLIAPAFYMPGYEALTPTPRAARITIVHGWRDDVVPVDNSIRFAREQRAGLHLIDGDHRLTDHIFEINRFFDWFLDDV; from the coding sequence ATGTCCCGCCAACCCTATGTCTGTTTCTCGCACGGCAAGGAGAGCGGCCCCTGGGGCAGCAAGATTTCCGCCATGGCCGACCTGGCGCGCGACCGCGGCCTCGAGGTCGAGAGCATCGACTACCGCGGCATGGACGACCCGGCGGCGCGGGTGGCGAAGCTGGTGGCGCATTGCCAGCCGCTGCAAAAACCGCTGGTGCTGGTCGGTTCCAGCATGGGCGGACACGTGGCGGCCGCGGCCTCGGCGCAACTCCCGGCGGTGCGCGGCCTGTTCCTGATCGCGCCGGCGTTCTACATGCCGGGCTACGAGGCGCTGACCCCGACACCACGCGCCGCCAGGATCACCATCGTCCACGGCTGGCGCGACGACGTGGTCCCGGTCGACAACAGCATTCGCTTCGCGCGCGAGCAGCGCGCCGGGCTGCATCTCATCGATGGCGACCACCGCCTCACGGACCACATCTTCGAGATCAATCGATTCTTCGACTGGTTCCTCGACGACGTCTGA
- a CDS encoding DUF697 domain-containing protein, giving the protein MKTSGRKPGSWRGWPWKRGAKTATERPDEGARAAAPAGERHLALAQDSLRRLLDDPALPSGMREALAPEFAEVERMLQKLEQGEIHIAVLGEVSVGKSSLLNALLGEARFATSALHGETRAAAEAHWQEARSGQVCLLDTPGINEVGGEERETMARDVAARADLVLFVVDGDLNSAEQAALDRALAPGTPVVLVLNKADRYTAEERRALVARLVERTQGRLPAEQVVAAAADPAPVTRIVRGADGAEREEKVVRPPDVEQLRERLWQIMEREGETLSALTAGLFAGQVSEKVGRRVVELRRAAAERLVRQYCIAKGVAVAVNPVPAADLLAAAALDAGLVFHLSRLYGLPLSRAEAGSLVTVIATQMTLLMGTVWLAHVVSAALKATTGGLSTVFTAGAQGAVAYYGTYMIGRVAEEYFARGKSWGQGGPKAVVQEILESVDRDSVLAQAREDLAARLRRGDSPRP; this is encoded by the coding sequence GTGAAGACATCGGGAAGAAAGCCCGGCAGCTGGCGCGGCTGGCCCTGGAAGCGCGGCGCGAAAACCGCGACTGAGCGGCCGGACGAGGGTGCGCGCGCCGCGGCGCCGGCGGGCGAGCGCCACCTGGCGCTGGCGCAGGACAGCCTGCGCCGGCTGCTGGACGATCCCGCGTTGCCCAGCGGCATGCGCGAGGCGCTGGCGCCCGAGTTCGCCGAGGTGGAGCGCATGCTGCAGAAGCTGGAGCAGGGCGAGATCCACATCGCCGTGCTCGGCGAGGTCAGCGTCGGCAAGTCGTCGCTGTTGAACGCACTGCTGGGCGAGGCACGCTTCGCCACCAGCGCGTTGCACGGCGAGACCCGCGCGGCGGCCGAGGCGCACTGGCAGGAGGCGCGCTCCGGGCAGGTGTGCCTGCTCGACACGCCCGGCATCAACGAGGTCGGCGGCGAGGAACGCGAGACCATGGCCCGCGACGTGGCGGCGCGCGCCGACCTGGTGCTGTTCGTGGTGGACGGCGACCTGAACTCGGCCGAGCAGGCGGCGCTGGACCGGGCGCTGGCGCCGGGCACGCCGGTGGTGCTGGTGCTCAACAAGGCGGATCGTTACACCGCCGAGGAGCGCCGCGCGCTGGTGGCGCGCCTGGTGGAACGCACGCAGGGGCGGTTGCCCGCCGAGCAGGTCGTCGCCGCCGCGGCGGACCCGGCGCCGGTGACGCGCATCGTGCGCGGCGCCGACGGCGCCGAGCGCGAGGAGAAGGTCGTGCGGCCGCCGGACGTCGAGCAGCTGCGCGAGCGCCTGTGGCAGATCATGGAGCGCGAAGGGGAGACGCTCTCGGCGCTGACCGCCGGCCTGTTCGCGGGGCAGGTGAGTGAAAAAGTCGGGCGGCGCGTGGTCGAGTTGCGGCGCGCGGCTGCGGAACGCCTGGTGCGCCAGTACTGCATCGCCAAGGGCGTGGCGGTGGCGGTCAACCCGGTGCCCGCAGCCGACCTGCTGGCGGCCGCGGCGCTCGACGCCGGGCTGGTGTTCCACCTGTCGCGCCTCTACGGCCTGCCGCTGAGCCGCGCCGAGGCCGGTTCGCTGGTCACGGTGATTGCGACCCAGATGACCCTGCTGATGGGCACCGTCTGGCTGGCGCACGTCGTGTCCGCCGCGCTCAAGGCCACCACCGGCGGCTTGTCGACGGTCTTCACCGCCGGCGCGCAGGGCGCGGTGGCCTACTACGGGACCTACATGATCGGCCGGGTCGCAGAGGAGTATTTCGCCCGCGGCAAGTCCTGGGGCCAGGGCGGGCCCAAGGCGGTGGTGCAGGAAATTCTCGAGAGCGTCGACCGCGATTCCGTGCTGGCCCAGGCGCGCGAGGACCTGGCCGCCCGCCTGCGTCGCGGCGACAGTCCGCGCCCGTAG